From a single Planctellipticum variicoloris genomic region:
- a CDS encoding c-type cytochrome domain-containing protein produces the protein MRLTTPCHRFLGLALALTVPFAASARADDLPPPAKRKIEFSKDIQPLFAKHCVDCHGEQKKESGLRLDNRDEALNGGDSGPPWIEGKSADSLLIKYVGGLDPDVVMPPKGDRLTRTQIGLLRAWIDQGADWPKPKKSHRISR, from the coding sequence ATGCGACTGACCACCCCCTGCCACAGGTTTCTCGGCCTTGCCCTGGCGCTGACGGTTCCGTTCGCCGCCTCAGCCCGGGCGGACGATCTGCCGCCGCCGGCGAAACGCAAGATCGAATTCTCCAAAGACATCCAGCCGCTGTTCGCGAAGCACTGCGTCGACTGCCACGGCGAGCAGAAGAAAGAGAGCGGCCTCCGCCTCGACAACCGGGACGAAGCCCTCAATGGCGGCGACAGCGGCCCCCCCTGGATCGAAGGCAAGAGCGCCGACAGCCTGCTGATCAAGTACGTCGGCGGCCTCGATCCGGATGTCGTGATGCCCCCGAAAGGGGACCGGCTGACCCGAACGCAGATCGGCCTGCTCCGTGCCTGGATCGATCAGGGAGCGGACTGGCCGAAGCCGAAGAAGTCGCACCGGATTTCACGATGA
- the rseP gene encoding RIP metalloprotease RseP, translating into MESLSPLLLAAMSLESLMGNILNILWVAIGLGMVIFFHELGHFAVAKWCNVNVERFSIGFGPVLLSWKWGETEYALSLIPFGGYVKMLGQDDSDPSQLTSEELAQDPRSYIAKNVWQRMAIISAGVTMNVLTAILFFGAAYWLGVQSSPPILGDVRVGMPAWQAGLDRGDIIQRFNGERVTSFSDIALGTALSSGDVKLQGLRRDGKTPFDIVVHPDTSGRRPQIGVDPTMDLVVPKFLDPKAPVAQPGTAAARAEPPFQSGDRLAAVDGHPVESFAQFQEALARRTNEDSEILVKRPVKEGSKETEDVTIKIGTNYFRRLGLRFDCGPIVAIRTGSPADQAGLKVGDKLVKVDGRDIGNDIDPLKLPNEFADGSDRSIEVVVNRQTPDGPQKPQTLTVKPQDKPAWTEPPYGPGSPIAIPALGMAFHLIPVVVSVEPDSPAEQAGIKPGTRITKFEFLSTEPATAESKESEDPKTIVLEDPKVADAANRIGYAFWLMQFRPLQQVKLTLREKDETNPREVTLTPTEDKSWRFPPIGLAMQPLQREEKANGPLDALQLGVHHTRKSMLNIYLTLQNLFTGRLSPKELHGPIGIAAAAYQIAEQGIAPLLMFLGFLSVNLAVLNFLPIPVLDGGHMVFLLWEAIFRRRPSEKVLIGATYAGMIMLLGLMVFVLYLDIFVHPMSAN; encoded by the coding sequence GTGGAAAGTTTGAGTCCCCTGCTGCTGGCAGCCATGTCGCTCGAATCCCTGATGGGGAACATTCTCAACATCCTGTGGGTCGCCATCGGCCTGGGGATGGTGATCTTCTTCCATGAACTGGGGCACTTCGCGGTCGCCAAATGGTGCAACGTGAATGTCGAGCGTTTCAGCATCGGCTTCGGGCCGGTGCTGTTGAGCTGGAAGTGGGGCGAGACCGAATACGCGCTGTCGCTGATTCCCTTTGGCGGCTACGTCAAGATGCTGGGCCAGGACGACTCCGACCCCTCCCAGCTCACCAGCGAAGAGCTGGCCCAGGATCCGCGGTCCTACATCGCCAAGAACGTCTGGCAGCGGATGGCGATCATCTCCGCCGGCGTCACGATGAACGTCCTGACGGCGATTCTGTTCTTCGGGGCCGCGTACTGGCTGGGAGTCCAATCCTCCCCGCCGATCCTCGGCGACGTCCGGGTCGGCATGCCCGCCTGGCAGGCCGGTCTGGACCGGGGGGACATCATCCAACGGTTCAACGGCGAACGCGTCACCTCGTTTAGCGACATCGCGCTGGGAACGGCGCTCTCGTCGGGAGATGTCAAACTGCAGGGATTGCGTCGCGACGGGAAGACGCCGTTCGATATCGTCGTCCATCCCGATACGTCAGGGCGTCGCCCGCAGATCGGCGTCGATCCGACGATGGATCTGGTGGTCCCCAAGTTCCTCGATCCGAAGGCTCCCGTCGCGCAGCCGGGAACGGCCGCGGCCCGGGCGGAACCTCCGTTCCAGTCGGGCGACCGGCTGGCCGCGGTCGACGGGCATCCCGTCGAGAGTTTTGCGCAGTTTCAGGAGGCGCTGGCGCGGCGGACGAACGAGGACTCCGAGATTCTCGTCAAACGCCCCGTGAAAGAGGGCAGCAAGGAGACCGAAGATGTCACGATCAAGATTGGCACCAACTACTTCCGTCGTCTGGGCCTGAGGTTCGACTGCGGACCGATCGTCGCCATTCGCACCGGTTCGCCGGCCGATCAGGCGGGACTGAAGGTCGGCGACAAACTGGTCAAAGTCGACGGCCGGGATATCGGGAACGACATCGATCCGCTCAAGCTGCCCAATGAATTCGCCGACGGGTCCGACAGGTCGATCGAGGTGGTGGTCAACCGCCAGACGCCTGACGGCCCCCAGAAGCCGCAGACGCTGACGGTCAAGCCCCAGGACAAGCCGGCCTGGACCGAGCCCCCCTACGGACCGGGATCTCCGATCGCCATTCCGGCGCTCGGAATGGCCTTTCATCTGATTCCGGTGGTCGTTTCCGTGGAACCTGACAGCCCGGCGGAGCAGGCCGGGATCAAGCCCGGCACGCGCATCACCAAGTTTGAGTTTCTCTCCACGGAGCCGGCGACCGCAGAGTCCAAGGAGTCCGAGGACCCCAAGACGATTGTCCTGGAAGATCCGAAAGTCGCCGACGCCGCGAACCGGATCGGCTACGCATTCTGGCTGATGCAGTTTCGTCCGCTCCAGCAGGTGAAGCTGACCTTGCGGGAGAAAGACGAAACCAATCCGCGAGAAGTCACGCTGACGCCGACCGAAGACAAGTCGTGGCGATTCCCGCCGATCGGGCTGGCGATGCAGCCGCTGCAGCGAGAAGAAAAGGCCAATGGCCCCCTCGACGCTCTGCAACTGGGGGTGCATCATACGCGGAAGTCGATGCTCAACATCTATCTGACGCTGCAGAACCTCTTTACCGGCCGGCTGTCTCCGAAGGAGCTGCATGGTCCGATCGGCATTGCGGCGGCCGCCTACCAGATCGCCGAACAGGGGATCGCTCCGCTGCTGATGTTCCTCGGCTTCCTGAGCGTCAACCTGGCGGTGCTGAACTTCCTGCCGATTCCCGTGCTGGACGGCGGCCACATGGTCTTCCTGCTGTGGGAGGCGATTTTCCGTCGTCGACCGAGCGAGAAGGTGCTGATCGGGGCGACGTATGCCGGCATGATCATGCTGCTGGGCCTGATGGTCTTCGTGCTGTACCTCGACATCTTCGTGCATCCGATGTCGGCGAACTGA
- the dxr gene encoding 1-deoxy-D-xylulose-5-phosphate reductoisomerase: MNRIAVLGATGSIGTSCLDVIAHHADRLQAVALSANGRWQDLAVQAQQFRPRWCIISNPELAGAVDRGAFPRETELLFGADGLEFVASHPDVDSVVCGIVGAAGLRSAWAATEAGKRVAIANKETLVVAGPLVMSLAARTGATLIPVDSEHSAVYQSLLAGRGEDVRRVILTASGGPFRGWSRERLKDVTVAQALAHPTWTMGRKITIDSATLMNKALELIEARWLFGLTREQLAVVVHPQSVIHSLVEYVDGSVVCQLSPPDMKLPIQYALSWPERWEGVSPRMNWQEAAKLEFFPPDTDAFPALELGFEVAGRGGTCGAVLNAANEVAVERFLAGSLSFLDIPAACRQILNAHTFEPQPTLTDLLRQDAWARQEMMQWKV, translated from the coding sequence ATGAATCGGATCGCGGTACTTGGAGCGACAGGATCCATCGGCACCAGTTGCCTGGATGTGATCGCGCACCATGCGGATCGGCTGCAGGCCGTGGCGCTCTCCGCCAACGGTCGCTGGCAGGATCTGGCTGTACAGGCGCAGCAGTTCCGGCCGCGGTGGTGCATTATCTCCAATCCCGAACTGGCCGGGGCCGTCGACCGCGGGGCGTTTCCGCGCGAAACCGAGCTGCTCTTCGGGGCGGACGGGCTGGAGTTCGTCGCCAGCCATCCCGATGTCGATTCCGTGGTCTGCGGCATTGTCGGCGCTGCGGGGTTGCGGAGCGCCTGGGCGGCGACCGAGGCCGGGAAGCGGGTGGCGATCGCCAACAAGGAAACCCTGGTCGTCGCGGGGCCGCTGGTGATGAGCCTGGCCGCCCGCACCGGAGCGACGCTGATTCCGGTCGACAGCGAACATAGCGCGGTCTATCAGTCGCTGCTGGCCGGCCGTGGTGAAGACGTCCGACGAGTGATTCTGACCGCCAGCGGCGGTCCGTTCCGCGGCTGGTCGCGGGAGCGACTCAAGGACGTCACCGTTGCACAAGCACTGGCCCATCCGACCTGGACGATGGGCCGGAAGATTACAATCGACTCCGCCACGCTGATGAACAAGGCCCTGGAGCTGATTGAGGCGCGCTGGCTGTTCGGGCTGACGCGAGAACAACTGGCGGTGGTCGTCCATCCGCAGTCGGTGATCCATTCTCTGGTAGAATACGTTGACGGGTCGGTCGTCTGTCAGCTTTCGCCGCCGGATATGAAGCTGCCGATCCAGTATGCGCTCTCCTGGCCGGAACGGTGGGAGGGGGTTTCCCCGCGGATGAACTGGCAGGAGGCGGCGAAGCTGGAGTTTTTTCCGCCGGATACCGACGCTTTTCCCGCGCTGGAGCTGGGATTTGAAGTCGCGGGGCGGGGGGGCACCTGCGGGGCGGTGCTGAATGCGGCCAACGAAGTGGCCGTCGAACGGTTCCTTGCGGGGAGCCTGAGTTTTCTGGACATCCCGGCGGCTTGCCGCCAGATTTTGAACGCACACACTTTTGAACCACAACCCACGCTGACCGATCTGCTGCGGCAGGATGCGTGGGCTCGACAGGAGATGATGCAGTGGAAAGTTTGA
- a CDS encoding STAS domain-containing protein — MSALRYFKRMKIERQGDVLLLHIGDMDIWDGADLALLREGLTKLIEQDKAREIVIDMRYVKYIPSGFFGMLFDWQEKRDVWFGLTPPQPNVQRMLWFRQFFEKTDEGWYGLRKDPLDIHDVVTMPEPVLVEAEEVM, encoded by the coding sequence ATGTCAGCACTCCGATATTTCAAGCGGATGAAAATCGAACGCCAGGGCGACGTACTCCTGCTGCACATCGGCGACATGGATATCTGGGACGGCGCCGATCTGGCGTTGCTGCGCGAGGGGCTGACGAAGCTCATCGAGCAGGACAAGGCCCGGGAGATCGTCATCGACATGCGGTACGTCAAATACATCCCGAGCGGTTTCTTCGGGATGCTCTTCGACTGGCAGGAGAAGCGGGACGTCTGGTTCGGACTGACTCCTCCTCAGCCGAACGTGCAGCGGATGCTCTGGTTCCGGCAGTTCTTCGAGAAGACGGACGAAGGCTGGTACGGGTTGCGGAAAGACCCCCTCGACATTCACGACGTCGTTACGATGCCCGAACCTGTCCTCGTCGAAGCCGAAGAGGTCATGTAG